Proteins from a single region of Chryseomicrobium sp. FSL W7-1435:
- a CDS encoding LCP family protein yields the protein MKEIYEPIERNVPDLPVPTTPKTEKLEPISLLVLGIDERENDTGRSDTMVVMTVNPTSASTKLLSIPRDTYTEIVGKDVHDKINHAYSFGGAEMALASTEKLLDISIDYVVQIDMESFVEIVDILGGIDVTNAFSFQTEVHEYPEGALHLSGEQALDYVRMRYDDPNGDFGRQERQKQVMQAVLDKTAEVPSLFKFDALLDTVADHVTTNINYSEVKQMHSNYRQAFNQIDTLQFIKGSGATVDGVWYYMMDDNELAAVSEELKNHLSNED from the coding sequence GTGAAAGAAATCTATGAACCAATTGAGCGCAACGTCCCGGATCTTCCTGTGCCCACTACTCCAAAAACGGAAAAGCTAGAGCCTATTTCTTTGTTAGTGTTAGGCATAGATGAACGTGAAAATGACACCGGACGTTCAGATACAATGGTGGTGATGACCGTGAACCCCACTTCCGCTTCAACCAAGTTACTCAGCATCCCCCGCGACACGTACACAGAAATTGTAGGTAAAGACGTTCACGACAAGATTAATCATGCCTATTCGTTTGGTGGTGCGGAAATGGCTTTAGCATCGACAGAAAAGCTCCTCGATATTTCCATTGATTACGTGGTCCAGATCGATATGGAAAGCTTCGTTGAGATTGTCGATATCCTAGGTGGAATTGATGTGACCAATGCTTTCTCTTTTCAAACGGAAGTTCATGAGTATCCGGAAGGTGCCCTTCACCTGTCTGGCGAACAAGCGCTTGATTATGTGCGAATGCGGTACGATGATCCAAATGGGGATTTCGGTAGACAAGAGCGTCAGAAGCAAGTGATGCAAGCAGTTCTCGATAAAACCGCTGAAGTTCCCTCGCTCTTTAAGTTCGACGCACTTCTCGATACTGTTGCTGATCACGTTACAACGAACATCAACTATTCCGAAGTCAAACAAATGCATAGCAACTATAGACAGGCGTTCAATCAAATTGACACTTTGCAGTTTATAAAAGGGTCAGGTGCAACGGTGGACGGGGTTTGGTATTACATGATGGACGACAACGAGCTGGCCGCTGTATCTGAGGAGTTAAAGAACCATTTGAGCAATGAAGATTAA
- a CDS encoding GNAT family N-acetyltransferase: MSIRLIVPTSEHIPAILVYKNLFLESLEVIHGSSQLVLAETGEDWLEQIDRNRSRETVAPEYVPAEQYIALDDETGEVIGMLNFRKSLNDYLYNYAGHIGYSVSPLRRRQGIGSEILRLALPEAETFGIDRVLITCTDDNLASAGVIEKNGGVLEDKRVDPGDGELTRRYWIEIKK; the protein is encoded by the coding sequence ATGTCTATTCGATTAATAGTACCAACCTCAGAGCATATTCCAGCTATTCTTGTTTATAAAAATCTCTTTCTAGAAAGTCTAGAAGTCATCCATGGTAGTTCTCAGTTGGTGCTTGCGGAAACAGGTGAGGATTGGCTTGAACAAATTGATAGGAATCGTTCTCGAGAGACGGTTGCTCCTGAGTATGTGCCGGCTGAGCAATACATTGCATTAGATGATGAAACGGGTGAAGTAATCGGTATGTTGAATTTCAGAAAATCATTAAACGATTATCTTTACAATTACGCTGGACATATCGGCTATTCGGTATCCCCATTGCGAAGACGACAAGGTATTGGTTCTGAGATATTGCGTCTTGCGTTGCCGGAAGCGGAGACATTTGGTATTGACCGTGTGCTCATCACTTGCACGGACGATAATCTTGCATCTGCTGGTGTGATTGAAAAAAATGGAGGAGTCCTTGAAGATAAACGCGTTGATCCAGGCGATGGTGAATTGACTCGAAGATACTGGATAGAAATTAAAAAATAG
- a CDS encoding VWA domain-containing protein — protein MDLQLEHPYWLLLALLPLAYFLWARSQSSGPKSMVQKTAFGLRIAAVLCLLLALASPKVLWPVKEEQILFLVDQSASMQNQWAAQQTFLREAIAAKNANQAIGIYSFSDGFQTDQVLSPTIDALPEMTQMTGGNQTDIENAMKLALGLSDSDMATRVVVLSDGNETNGSLKSFETELKERGVEVDTLVLSGQDEKDVAVVDFQTPTTAFEGESHTLQVTVQSAVEGPATLAIQLNDQQILSEDVTLTEGDNVFTFSNPTEAKGPLVYQATIQRENDAVIQNNELTSLTMVEDTPHVLIVSPDGDSPVPTFIDQTGLVVDSIDAASLPSELASYAGYNAIIFDNVPGHIVGEAKMTVIEQAVKQFGTGFMMVGGEMSYGLGGYFQTPIEKLLPVEMDVKGKHQLPSLALMIVLDRSGSMAGGKLELAKEAAARSVEMLRPEDQFGLIAFDDRPWEIIEPAVITDIDETINTVLSITPGGGTEIYSSLDAAYEKLEKTSVQRKHIILLTDGQSATSNDYESLITDGLSQNITLSTVSIGQDADKMLLETLAGYGSGRFYDVVDENAIPSILSRETAMTTKTYIEDEPFYPTIYSAPGWDNVFNEGVPQLNAYIATTLKPQATLIAESTKEDPVLAEWMYGLGRTIAYTSDSRGAWSGDFALYEKWPLFWNTVITRLLPSIETEPFSVERQEEGVYILSDPSGNSQFFDVQATSNSGEELALESEPIEPGKARIKLDSDPGIVFFTVQNDQQSVFQAGVSIPYSQEYAKLGTDRELMTSIADSTGGQVIENGKDAMRGLSASSWNQQSFIFPLIWLALILFFIDITIRRFGLPSRRRFKNLLKRNEPVAATPSGTSLSSMVKKTRAKRGD, from the coding sequence GTGGATTTACAACTTGAGCACCCTTATTGGCTACTCCTAGCCCTTTTACCACTGGCCTATTTCCTGTGGGCTCGAAGCCAATCATCCGGACCAAAATCCATGGTACAGAAGACGGCTTTCGGTTTACGAATCGCCGCTGTTTTATGTCTGCTGTTGGCCCTTGCATCACCCAAAGTACTTTGGCCTGTGAAAGAAGAACAGATTCTGTTCCTCGTCGACCAGTCCGCTTCCATGCAAAATCAATGGGCTGCCCAGCAAACCTTTTTACGTGAAGCGATTGCTGCGAAAAACGCTAACCAGGCGATTGGTATTTACTCGTTCTCTGATGGGTTCCAGACCGACCAAGTGCTCTCTCCAACAATTGATGCCTTGCCTGAAATGACGCAGATGACTGGTGGGAATCAAACGGATATTGAGAATGCCATGAAACTTGCACTCGGTTTATCCGATTCTGACATGGCGACTCGTGTCGTGGTCTTAAGTGATGGCAATGAAACAAACGGCTCGTTGAAGTCATTTGAAACGGAATTGAAAGAACGCGGAGTCGAAGTCGATACTCTCGTGCTTTCCGGTCAAGATGAAAAAGATGTAGCGGTCGTGGACTTTCAAACACCTACCACTGCTTTCGAAGGGGAATCCCATACCCTTCAAGTGACGGTGCAATCAGCCGTCGAAGGGCCAGCTACTCTAGCGATTCAGTTGAATGATCAGCAGATTTTATCAGAGGATGTGACACTGACAGAAGGTGACAATGTCTTCACGTTCTCCAATCCGACTGAAGCAAAAGGGCCGCTCGTCTACCAAGCGACCATTCAGCGGGAGAATGATGCGGTTATCCAAAACAATGAATTGACGAGTTTGACGATGGTGGAGGATACGCCTCATGTCCTCATCGTTTCTCCGGATGGGGATAGCCCGGTTCCTACGTTTATCGATCAAACTGGCCTTGTGGTGGATTCGATTGATGCAGCTTCTCTTCCGAGTGAACTAGCGTCATACGCCGGCTACAACGCGATTATTTTCGATAACGTTCCTGGACATATCGTCGGTGAAGCAAAAATGACGGTCATTGAACAGGCTGTGAAACAATTTGGGACTGGCTTTATGATGGTTGGCGGCGAGATGAGCTATGGTCTTGGTGGCTACTTCCAAACACCGATTGAAAAACTGTTACCTGTCGAAATGGATGTCAAAGGGAAACATCAGCTGCCCTCACTCGCCTTGATGATTGTCCTGGACCGCTCGGGAAGTATGGCGGGTGGCAAGTTGGAACTGGCAAAAGAAGCAGCTGCTCGTTCTGTAGAAATGTTGCGACCGGAAGACCAATTCGGGTTGATTGCCTTTGACGACCGCCCTTGGGAAATCATTGAACCTGCCGTTATTACAGACATAGACGAGACCATCAACACGGTGCTCTCCATCACACCTGGTGGTGGAACCGAAATTTATTCCAGTCTCGATGCGGCTTACGAAAAACTCGAAAAGACCTCTGTTCAACGCAAACACATCATCTTGTTAACAGACGGACAATCGGCCACTTCCAATGATTACGAGTCGTTGATCACTGATGGCCTTAGCCAGAACATCACGTTATCCACTGTTTCCATCGGACAAGATGCCGACAAAATGTTGCTGGAAACTTTAGCTGGGTACGGAAGCGGCCGCTTCTACGACGTCGTCGATGAAAACGCCATCCCGTCCATCCTTTCTCGTGAGACGGCGATGACTACGAAAACGTATATCGAAGACGAACCGTTCTACCCAACCATCTATTCAGCACCGGGCTGGGACAACGTGTTTAATGAAGGTGTTCCGCAATTGAATGCTTACATTGCCACGACGCTCAAACCGCAGGCAACACTTATTGCGGAAAGTACGAAAGAAGATCCCGTGCTAGCCGAATGGATGTACGGCTTGGGACGCACGATTGCTTACACTTCCGATTCCCGAGGCGCTTGGAGCGGTGATTTTGCGCTCTATGAGAAATGGCCGCTGTTCTGGAATACCGTCATCACGAGGTTATTGCCTTCGATCGAAACGGAACCTTTCTCGGTGGAACGACAAGAAGAAGGCGTCTACATTTTGTCAGACCCTAGTGGCAACTCTCAGTTCTTTGATGTCCAAGCCACTTCCAATAGCGGTGAAGAACTGGCGCTCGAGTCAGAACCTATCGAGCCAGGAAAAGCCCGAATCAAGCTCGACAGTGATCCAGGCATTGTTTTCTTCACTGTCCAAAATGATCAACAAAGCGTATTTCAAGCAGGCGTCTCCATCCCCTACTCACAGGAATATGCGAAACTCGGAACAGACCGTGAACTGATGACCTCCATCGCCGACAGCACGGGCGGTCAAGTCATCGAGAACGGCAAGGACGCCATGCGGGGCTTGAGTGCCTCGAGTTGGAATCAACAAAGCTTCATCTTCCCACTCATCTGGCTGGCTTTAATTTTGTTCTTTATCGACATCACCATCCGCCGCTTCGGCTTGCCGTCGCGTCGACGATTTAAGAACCTCTTGAAGCGCAATGAACCAGTGGCTGCCACACCTTCTGGAACATCGCTCTCTTCCATGGTGAAGAAGACGCGGGCTAAGCGTGGGGATTGA
- a CDS encoding ABC transporter permease, which yields MKALLYNPVLIKELKLRFRSVKSSVGLLFYLLALSTFVFGMIFMATSFTGSGFFRPEESYYMFIVLTYIQLGLVLFITPGLTAGTISSEREKQTLTILLTTAQKSWQIIFGKLASSLSFLVLMLISGLPIYSLVFLFGGVSPLQLVQIFLFFLLTVLAIGSLGVMFSTITKKTIVSMIATYGSMLFLTGVTAFFLVLSIQASYGLGMGTPSPSPIGHFWASINPGIMAFSLVSPDGMFFLNEMTQIDFPVWVIYISFYLLITILALFISIKKLRVNMSKMR from the coding sequence ATGAAAGCACTCCTCTACAACCCGGTATTGATTAAAGAATTAAAGCTTCGTTTTCGCAGTGTCAAGAGTTCGGTAGGTTTGCTCTTTTACTTACTGGCACTCAGCACCTTTGTGTTCGGGATGATTTTCATGGCGACCAGCTTCACAGGAAGTGGCTTCTTCCGACCAGAGGAAAGCTATTATATGTTCATCGTGTTAACGTATATCCAATTAGGGCTCGTGCTGTTCATTACTCCTGGACTTACTGCTGGAACGATTAGTAGTGAACGAGAAAAGCAGACACTAACCATTTTACTGACGACCGCTCAAAAATCTTGGCAAATCATTTTCGGTAAGCTGGCATCCTCTCTTTCCTTCTTAGTGTTGATGTTGATTTCTGGTCTGCCGATCTATAGCTTGGTGTTCTTGTTTGGCGGGGTCTCCCCCCTTCAACTCGTGCAGATTTTCCTATTCTTCTTATTGACAGTTCTGGCAATCGGAAGCTTAGGTGTCATGTTCTCGACGATCACGAAAAAAACCATTGTTTCGATGATTGCGACCTATGGTTCCATGCTGTTCTTAACAGGCGTTACGGCGTTCTTTCTTGTACTCTCTATTCAAGCAAGTTACGGACTCGGAATGGGAACTCCATCCCCTTCCCCAATCGGTCACTTCTGGGCGAGCATTAACCCGGGAATCATGGCGTTCTCACTTGTCAGTCCAGATGGTATGTTTTTCTTGAATGAGATGACCCAGATCGATTTCCCAGTGTGGGTGATCTATATTAGTTTTTATCTCTTAATTACCATTCTTGCGCTGTTTATTTCCATTAAAAAACTGCGCGTCAATATGAGCAAGATGCGCTAA
- a CDS encoding MoxR family ATPase, which yields MNYTPEHFEQMSAKFAQAKQEISTFIVGQQEAVDYTMLAMIAGGHTLLEGLPGLGKTMLIRTIGDVCDLSFSRIQFTPDLMPADITGTSMIERSEDGKTDFVFKKGPIFHQLVLADEINRATPKTQSALLEAMGEHTVTVLGETRPMEEPFFVLATQNPIEMEGTYPLPEAQVDRFLCKVVLPYPSKQELKEIMLRTTGTAQRDLQRVLSAEEIREAQAMVKHVLLADDLMDYAITLITSTHPESSTIEPITRYVQFGSGPRGLQSLIRIAKARAFLAGRLHVSIADLKQSIKPVLRHRIRLNYEAEAMGLTPDHVLDLMVEELAKA from the coding sequence ATGAACTATACACCAGAACACTTCGAACAGATGAGTGCGAAATTCGCACAAGCGAAACAAGAAATCAGCACGTTCATCGTAGGTCAACAAGAAGCTGTTGACTACACGATGCTTGCCATGATTGCGGGTGGACATACGCTCCTCGAAGGGCTTCCTGGCCTTGGAAAGACGATGCTCATCCGCACAATTGGCGACGTCTGCGACTTATCCTTTTCCCGTATCCAGTTCACCCCCGATTTGATGCCAGCAGACATCACGGGGACCAGCATGATTGAACGCAGCGAAGACGGCAAGACCGACTTCGTCTTCAAAAAAGGACCGATCTTCCACCAACTGGTGCTAGCTGATGAAATCAACCGGGCTACCCCGAAAACGCAAAGTGCTCTGCTTGAAGCTATGGGAGAACATACAGTAACGGTACTCGGCGAAACGCGGCCTATGGAAGAACCGTTTTTCGTGTTGGCGACTCAAAACCCGATTGAAATGGAAGGAACTTACCCCCTTCCCGAAGCGCAAGTCGACCGTTTTTTATGCAAGGTCGTGTTGCCGTATCCATCTAAACAAGAACTAAAGGAGATTATGCTCCGCACGACAGGCACAGCTCAGCGCGACTTGCAGCGAGTGCTGTCAGCTGAAGAAATTCGAGAAGCCCAGGCCATGGTGAAACATGTTCTGCTAGCCGATGACTTGATGGACTATGCCATCACACTGATTACGTCTACTCATCCGGAGAGCTCGACAATCGAACCGATTACACGTTACGTGCAATTCGGAAGCGGTCCACGTGGCTTGCAGAGCTTGATCCGAATCGCAAAAGCTCGTGCGTTCTTGGCAGGACGGTTGCATGTGTCGATTGCCGACTTGAAGCAATCTATCAAACCGGTCCTTCGCCACCGTATTCGTCTTAATTACGAAGCTGAAGCCATGGGACTTACACCGGATCATGTACTCGATTTAATGGTAGAAGAACTTGCAAAAGCGTAG
- a CDS encoding DUF58 domain-containing protein, with protein MAPLLTTSIMNKLANYRIVSRKRQANGRRGTHASQRFGSSLDFSDFRAYEPGDDVRQIDWNVYARTDKLFIKRFLDEQEMRVHIVLDTTPSMNDGDKWLHAQQITALFGQLVLTHDDSLSFSAKQPERLQSFRKKGAMYRHVFQKKVEELQVTQAEEPFFSSLAAQIPKDANSVFIITDGLEALSEFEKTCQHLARRPKDIRFILVSSQEEQEPDYFGDYLLVDKESSESLNVTVTNAMIQRYETTRKNHFEQLEKLAARYGHSLVFVPSQPDFLTAALHQFVRFQWIR; from the coding sequence ATGGCTCCGTTACTGACGACATCGATTATGAATAAATTGGCCAATTACCGCATCGTCAGTCGCAAGCGGCAAGCAAACGGACGACGAGGCACCCATGCGTCTCAGCGCTTTGGCTCGTCTCTAGATTTTTCCGACTTTCGTGCCTATGAACCTGGAGACGATGTACGCCAGATCGACTGGAACGTCTACGCACGAACAGACAAACTGTTTATCAAACGCTTCTTGGATGAACAAGAGATGCGTGTACATATTGTGCTAGATACGACACCGTCAATGAATGATGGTGATAAGTGGCTTCATGCCCAACAAATCACGGCTCTTTTTGGCCAACTAGTTTTGACCCACGATGACTCGCTCTCGTTTAGTGCGAAGCAGCCGGAACGCTTGCAGAGCTTTCGTAAAAAAGGTGCGATGTACCGCCATGTTTTCCAGAAAAAAGTAGAAGAACTGCAAGTCACACAAGCAGAAGAACCGTTCTTCAGCAGCCTCGCCGCTCAAATTCCGAAAGATGCGAATAGCGTCTTCATCATCACAGATGGTTTAGAAGCATTAAGCGAGTTCGAAAAAACGTGTCAGCATCTGGCTCGCCGGCCAAAAGATATTCGCTTTATCCTCGTGTCGTCTCAAGAAGAGCAAGAACCCGATTACTTCGGCGATTACCTGTTAGTCGACAAAGAATCGTCAGAGAGTTTAAATGTGACGGTCACAAATGCAATGATTCAGCGCTATGAAACAACACGCAAAAACCATTTTGAACAACTGGAGAAACTCGCAGCACGATATGGCCATAGCCTCGTGTTCGTGCCGAGTCAGCCGGACTTTTTGACCGCTGCCCTTCACCAGTTCGTTCGTTTTCAATGGATACGATGA
- a CDS encoding ABC transporter ATP-binding protein, translated as MIEIKGLTKRYGNFYALKDLNLTIGEGVVFGFVGANGAGKSTTFSILSTLLQPTSGEAFINGQSVRKQPHEVRKQIGYMPDFFGVYDQLKADEYLDFYGASYGIPAEQRAKLIPELLELVNLTNKRYEYVDVLSRGMKQRLCLARALIHDPSVLILDEPASGLDPRARIEMRDILKHLKSMGKTILISSHILPELAEMCDEIGVLDGGQLVAHGSVAEIHEKLQNERPVTVHLLGGTTEFVQFIEEQPFVSAIATDDTRSLVSFLYRGTDDQQRELLKAAILKDLPIITFSQAETDLEDVFMEITKGVETK; from the coding sequence ATGATTGAAATCAAAGGACTGACAAAACGCTATGGAAATTTCTATGCCTTAAAAGATTTGAACCTGACAATTGGTGAGGGCGTTGTGTTTGGGTTTGTTGGAGCAAACGGCGCTGGGAAATCAACGACGTTCTCAATCCTCTCCACCCTGTTACAACCAACAAGCGGCGAGGCATTTATCAATGGCCAATCGGTGCGCAAACAGCCACACGAAGTACGAAAACAAATTGGTTATATGCCTGACTTTTTCGGAGTCTATGACCAACTAAAAGCAGACGAATACCTCGACTTTTACGGGGCAAGCTATGGGATTCCAGCAGAGCAGCGGGCTAAATTGATTCCTGAACTATTGGAGCTCGTGAACTTAACAAACAAACGCTACGAATATGTCGACGTGTTGTCACGCGGAATGAAACAACGTCTGTGCTTGGCACGTGCATTGATCCATGATCCATCTGTCCTCATCCTGGATGAGCCAGCTTCAGGGTTGGACCCACGAGCACGTATTGAGATGCGCGACATTTTGAAACACTTGAAGAGCATGGGCAAAACAATTTTGATTTCATCGCATATCTTACCGGAACTTGCCGAGATGTGTGATGAGATCGGCGTTTTAGACGGTGGGCAGCTTGTGGCGCATGGCAGTGTAGCAGAGATTCATGAGAAACTTCAGAATGAACGACCAGTAACTGTGCACCTTCTTGGAGGCACTACTGAATTTGTTCAGTTCATCGAAGAACAACCATTCGTTTCGGCTATCGCTACAGATGACACACGTTCTCTTGTTTCCTTCTTATACAGAGGAACCGATGACCAACAACGTGAATTATTAAAAGCAGCTATTTTAAAAGATCTCCCAATTATCACGTTCTCACAGGCTGAGACTGATCTGGAAGATGTCTTTATGGAAATCACGAAAGGAGTGGAGACGAAATGA
- the galE gene encoding UDP-glucose 4-epimerase GalE has translation MTGGLGFIGSHVAAALLEKGYTVHLVDNLAKSSLSRLSDLQNLYPDQPISFTELDCTNSLEIDALFSTLDVEGVIHCAGYKSVQESIANPLNYYRNNLLSTITLLEACLKFEVPKFIFSSSATVYGKADSPMVEQSPIGSAETPYGETKAMSERILSDTQKANPSLSITALRYFNPVGAHPSGLIGEGEGSGNLMPAILRTANKLQSSVTIHGFNYPTKDGTCVRDFIHVMDLAEGHVAAFESEHLGYTVVNLGTGNGTTVKELTTTFERVNRITIPVNFGEEREGDLPSCYADVQKAYEIFGWRASRSLEDMCVDAWRYECFKLRMQLKN, from the coding sequence GTGACGGGTGGACTTGGGTTCATTGGGAGCCATGTAGCAGCTGCTTTACTTGAAAAAGGATATACGGTTCATCTTGTAGATAATCTGGCAAAGTCTTCCCTGTCACGATTGAGTGATCTTCAAAATTTGTATCCTGATCAACCGATTTCCTTCACCGAGTTAGACTGCACAAACTCTCTTGAGATAGACGCTCTATTTTCAACATTGGATGTGGAAGGCGTCATTCACTGTGCGGGCTATAAATCTGTACAGGAATCCATTGCAAATCCTCTAAATTACTACCGAAACAACCTTCTTTCCACGATTACATTACTGGAAGCTTGTTTAAAATTCGAAGTTCCAAAGTTCATTTTCAGCTCCTCAGCAACCGTTTATGGCAAAGCGGATTCTCCGATGGTTGAACAAAGCCCAATTGGTTCGGCCGAAACGCCTTATGGGGAAACGAAAGCCATGAGTGAACGAATTTTAAGTGACACACAGAAAGCTAATCCATCGCTCAGCATTACAGCATTGAGATACTTTAATCCAGTAGGTGCGCATCCGAGTGGACTGATTGGAGAGGGGGAAGGGTCTGGCAATTTGATGCCAGCTATCTTGCGGACTGCCAACAAACTGCAATCATCTGTAACGATTCATGGCTTCAATTATCCGACCAAGGATGGGACATGTGTTCGGGATTTTATTCATGTCATGGATCTTGCGGAAGGGCACGTGGCGGCGTTCGAGTCGGAACATCTTGGATACACTGTAGTGAATCTTGGTACGGGTAACGGGACAACTGTGAAAGAACTAACCACAACATTTGAACGGGTGAATCGGATTACGATTCCTGTTAATTTCGGAGAGGAACGAGAAGGGGACTTGCCTAGTTGTTATGCGGATGTGCAGAAAGCTTACGAAATATTTGGCTGGAGAGCTAGCCGCTCGCTTGAGGATATGTGTGTAGACGCTTGGCGGTACGAGTGTTTTAAACTGAGAATGCAGCTAAAAAATTAG
- a CDS encoding BatA and WFA domain-containing protein produces MSFLQWANSWTLVFPLAVLLYYFFRKRYTPKTISSTLFWESFMNETKASPYFEKLQKNALLVLQLLALFLFVFLVMKPYSPATTATGQEIWLVLDTSASMETTTDETSWFESQKTRMKSIVDAREGASFTVVTTGDTPTFVVQNETNASTVKNAIDAIAVTYETEQLKKTIDFVKAGLPKSGAQVYLLSDAAPRDLISFDQQNVSWRIENRPQELENVALKQFGVSPSETGTNAIVEIQNDTKETISGTVEFFDLEEQSLGTADYEIAAAERQIVSATLPASGSFYEAVVSSTDAFQTDNRMTAIVYRPILKVAVDDQIHPTIQKALSAIGADVVTVPTEDLALRPDGELLITGDEELLADTSHPVLLIGRGDEKELEATGPITQKTPFSNYVDLSDVYVQSVYEGFEEATTIAAIGDQPFIQQFSNGNLAVLADIDQTDWPLHPSYPLFLWAAMEQFSEDAETTGSYFPNDRVTLANQYGDWSIYDRSGEFISDVAADSTMTAPTAPGFYQLTDGDASKHFAVMLEQQEKQLGFEKSVEIGTYAAEGAAEVDRSLVPIGIMLLLLLVLLEWEVQRRRGFTT; encoded by the coding sequence ATGAGTTTTTTACAATGGGCCAACAGTTGGACGCTTGTCTTCCCTCTAGCTGTCCTGCTTTATTATTTCTTCCGAAAACGCTATACCCCGAAGACGATCTCCTCGACCTTGTTCTGGGAGTCGTTCATGAACGAAACAAAAGCCTCTCCGTATTTTGAGAAGCTTCAAAAGAATGCTTTGTTAGTGTTACAACTACTTGCTCTCTTCTTATTTGTCTTTCTTGTAATGAAGCCATACTCCCCCGCTACAACAGCGACGGGGCAGGAAATTTGGCTAGTGCTCGATACGTCCGCTTCGATGGAAACCACTACTGACGAAACGTCTTGGTTCGAATCACAGAAAACACGAATGAAATCGATTGTGGATGCTCGCGAAGGAGCCTCATTCACTGTTGTGACGACTGGCGATACACCGACTTTCGTGGTGCAAAATGAGACGAACGCAAGCACCGTCAAGAATGCAATTGATGCAATTGCAGTTACCTATGAAACAGAACAGCTGAAGAAAACGATTGATTTTGTGAAAGCGGGTCTCCCAAAATCTGGTGCGCAGGTGTATCTTCTTTCCGATGCAGCACCAAGAGATTTGATTTCATTTGACCAGCAGAATGTTTCTTGGCGTATTGAAAACCGACCGCAAGAGCTTGAAAATGTCGCGCTCAAGCAGTTCGGGGTTTCCCCGTCTGAAACTGGGACGAATGCGATTGTAGAAATTCAAAACGATACGAAAGAAACCATTTCCGGGACTGTTGAGTTTTTTGATTTAGAAGAGCAATCACTTGGGACCGCTGACTACGAAATCGCTGCAGCTGAACGCCAAATCGTTTCTGCGACTTTACCTGCTTCCGGGTCATTTTATGAAGCAGTCGTGTCGTCGACAGACGCGTTTCAAACAGACAATCGCATGACAGCCATCGTCTACCGCCCCATATTAAAAGTGGCAGTCGATGACCAGATCCATCCGACGATTCAAAAGGCATTGAGTGCTATTGGCGCAGACGTAGTGACGGTTCCGACAGAGGATCTTGCATTGAGACCGGATGGGGAACTTTTGATTACGGGTGACGAAGAACTGTTGGCAGACACGTCTCATCCGGTGCTACTTATTGGTCGAGGCGACGAGAAAGAGCTAGAAGCAACTGGTCCGATCACTCAAAAAACACCGTTTTCGAATTACGTCGACCTTTCTGATGTGTACGTTCAATCCGTTTATGAGGGGTTTGAGGAAGCAACGACAATCGCTGCCATAGGCGATCAGCCCTTCATTCAACAGTTCTCAAACGGCAACTTGGCTGTACTAGCAGATATCGATCAGACCGACTGGCCGCTGCATCCATCCTATCCCTTGTTTTTATGGGCTGCGATGGAGCAGTTCTCTGAAGACGCTGAAACGACCGGCAGTTATTTTCCAAATGACCGTGTCACGCTTGCCAATCAATACGGGGATTGGAGCATCTACGACCGCAGTGGCGAATTTATTTCGGATGTCGCTGCTGACAGTACGATGACCGCACCTACTGCCCCAGGCTTTTACCAATTGACAGACGGGGACGCATCCAAACACTTTGCTGTTATGCTCGAGCAACAAGAAAAACAGCTGGGCTTTGAAAAAAGTGTAGAAATCGGAACTTATGCTGCTGAAGGTGCTGCTGAAGTGGACCGTTCACTCGTACCAATTGGCATCATGCTGTTACTACTTTTAGTGTTACTCGAATGGGAGGTGCAACGACGTCGTGGATTTACAACTTGA